The Plasmodium brasilianum strain Bolivian I chromosome 14, whole genome shotgun sequence genome contains a region encoding:
- a CDS encoding hypothetical protein (conserved Plasmodium protein), translating to MKVNKVIHKKNHVDHMREHYSKSFSNRSNMKRYTGVKKKIYRGVVYKQGREHTSVRSKGKGFSSWNDNLLYFENEHNNSVRNSDRFYKDTWRASHRKVKRTNKIDICKGKGSDIHGKKISNQKIKRKKRYIDVIGTETLINYIGDLREIYLNNKYKKNYESIKMGIEKNKNFSILSNYMNCAGNVDEEKHLADFIKKQYMNNSLIELFQNIGRDVVFLIHLMKPREHEILMRKMILKKIENFIKKLFPKFFIITYGSCNTDLDIYNSDIDICIYNNIKCNKANVSNLYREMKKSTLFMNVDTKKILSAKVPIVKCFFNDLQLSVDISFNEVSALTSTILTQKCIKENSLLTYLIIFLKIFLTQYDLNDASQGGISSFNVFLTLINFLKNNKIVFYGKNHFLYIGEVIHKFISHFSLMKDKLSLLSFLNLANGGSGTKEEAKQEEKKEKKKGKKKESKEGAKEEAKEGAKEGAKEGAKEGAKEEAKEGAKEGAKEGAKEEVEVEKKFFLKEHFYNSLCKEDSHVNKLFNEIFCQFVVYDPLEEEQKKIVTFKKILKARVCFKQAFYALSIIFLSYVKKHSTQLYEMYTHHIFSDYLQILSFFNYIGDKYINQGLKDYYMFFQSNIQNFRFIKGSKPFSRNELFYHKNSGNDNAYLAHFPPLRTGSGNDRADVDMNVDMDVDMNVDMNVDMNVDMNVDMNVDMNVDMNVDMNVDMNVDINNNVDVEAVVDENVVSSEDAVARSKTKDHVVKIESNRQQINVCGAQKQLLKKELVGASSPSLHILDNTNIDSEGRENYWKNNKKKKRNTTNSYEEYQSKTNAKDVIRRDISTYSLPSKGSSEVEIISPECSKKCNGHMNDTSTDYNSLDTHNKTCFMEKGKDIVIVNTEGEGEERRDECNKDDKNNYITIEDSGDETSSIVEKEHTRKQLTGKKHNGKKLNDKKLNDKKLNDKKLNDKKLNDKKLNDKEYTGEKTGERNLSRPYDTDNKKENNRSVISTLRSYFEYCDFENIKRKTNNLYNSLGSSTSPIKRAECINIILNELKIVHYILDVKKLLCNRFHHFYLYNHVKVKNVKNNQLSENDQVTIKKMKEKMLTNLTEFKRYNPNKIMSLDINTDYFVQG from the coding sequence ATGAAAGTAAACAAggtaatacataaaaagaaTCATGTAGACCATATGCGTGAACATTATAGTAAAAGTTTTAGTAATCGTAGTAATATGAAAAGATATACAGgtgttaagaaaaaaatttataggGGAGTTGTATATAAACAGGGGAGGGAGCATACTAGCGTAAGAAGTAAAGGAAAAGGTTTTTCATCCTGGAAcgataatttattatattttgaaaatgaaCACAACAATAGTGTAAGAAATAGTGACAGATTTTACAAAGACACCTGGAGAGCGTCCCACAGGAAGGTGAAAAGAACTAACAAAATAGACATATGTAAAGGGAAGGGTTCGGATATACACGGAAAGAAAATAAgtaatcaaaaaattaagaggAAAAAACGGTATATTGATGTGATAGGAACAGAAACATTAATTAATTACATAGGTGACTTGAGAGAAATATatctaaataataaatataagaaaaattatgaaagtataaaaatgggtattgagaaaaataaaaatttttcgaTTTTATCAAATTATATGAACTGTGCAGGTAATGTTGATGAAGAAAAGCATTTAGctgattttattaaaaagcaatatatgaacaattctcttattgaattatttcaaaatattggTAGAGATGTAGTATTCTTAATACATCTGATGAAACCAAGAGAACATGAAATATTAATGAGAAAgatgattttaaaaaaaatagaaaattttataaaaaagttgtttcccaaattttttatcattacatATGGGTCATGTAATACGGATttggatatatataactcAGATATtgacatatgtatatataataacatcaAATGCAATAAAGCGAATGTTTCCAATTTATATagagaaatgaaaaaaagtacattatttatgaatGTGGACacgaagaaaatattaagtgCCAAAGTGCCAATTGTTAAATGcttttttaatgatttacAATTATCTGTCGATATATCTTTCAATGAAGTGAGTGCACTGACTAGTACAATATTGACACAGAAATGTATTAAGGAAAATTctttattaacatatttaattatttttttaaagatttttTTAACACAATACGATTTGAATGATGCATCACAAGGAGGTATCAGCTCATTTAACGTGTTTCTaactttaataaattttttaaaaaataataaaatcgTTTTTTACGGAAagaatcattttttatatataggggaagttatacataaatttatttcccATTTTTCTCTAATGAAAGATAAACTAAGCCTCCTTTCGTTTCTTAACCTTGCCAATGGGGGAAGTGGGACAAAGGAGGAAGCGAAacaggaagaaaaaaaggaaaaaaaaaaaggaaaaaaaaaggaatcaAAAGAGGGTGCAAAAGAGGAGGCAAAAGAGGGAGCAAAAGAGGGAGCAAAAGAGGGAGCAAAAGAGGGAGCAAAAGAGGAAGCAAAAGAGGGAGCAAAAGAGGGAGCAAAAGAGGGAGCAAAAGAGGAAGTtgaagtagaaaaaaaattttttttaaaggaacatttttataattctctTTGCAAAGAAGACAGCCATGTTAACAaactttttaatgaaatattttgcCAGTTCGTTGTTTATGATCCATTAGAAGAAGAGCAAAAAAAGATagttacatttaaaaaaattctaaaagCTAGGGTTTGTTTTAAACAAGCATTTTATGCCCTAtcgattatttttttatcctatgtaaaaaaacataGTACACAGCTATATGAAATGTACACTCATCACATTTTTAGTGACTACCTGCAaattctttcctttttcaattatataggtgataaatatataaatcagGGTTTGAaagattattatatgttttttcagagtaatatacaaaatttccGTTTTATTAAAGGGAGTAAGCCATTTTCTAGGAATGAATTGTTTTATCATAAGAACAGCGGTAACGATAACGCATACTTGGCGCATTTCCCACCTCTTCGTACAGGAAGTGGTAACGATCGTGCTGATGTTGATATGAATGTGGATATGGACGTGGATATGAATGTGGATATGAATGTGGATATGAATGTGGATATGAATGTGGATATGAATGTGGATATGAATGTGGATATGAATGTGGATATGAATGTGGATATGAATGTGGATATTAATAACAATGTCGATGTTGAAGCTGTTGTAGATGAGAATGTTGTCTCCTCTGAGGACGCTGTGGCACGAAGCAAAACTAAAGATCATGTAGTAAAAATTGAAAGTAATAGACaacaaataaatgtatgtggTGCACAAAAACAGCTATTAAAGAAGGAATTAGTAGGAGCTAGTAGTCCATCATTACACATTTTGGACAATACTAACATAGATAGTGAGGGGCGTGAAAACTATTGGAAGAACAacaagaagaagaagaggaacACTACTAATAGTTACGAAGAGTATCAGTCGAAAACGAATGCAAAAGATGTAATAAGAAGGGATATCAGCACCTACTCATTACCATCTAAGGGAAGTAGTGAGGTGGAAATAATAAGTCCAGAATGttcaaaaaaatgtaatggACACATGAACGACACTTCCACGGATTATAATTCATTGGATACGCATAACAAAACATGTTTTATGGAAAAAGGGAAAGACATAGTAATAGTAAACACAGAAGGGGAAGGGGAGGAAAGAAGGGATGAATGTAATAAAGACGATAAGAACAATTATATTACAATCGAGGATTCAGGTGACGAAACTTCAAGTATAGTGGAAAAAGAGCATACCAGAAAGCAGCTTACTGGAAAGAAGCATAATGGCAAGAAGCTTAATGACAAGAAGCTTAATGATAAGAAGCTTAATGATAAGAAGCTTAATGATAAGAAGCTTAATGATAAGAAGCTTAATGATAAAGAGTACACTGGAGAAAAAACTGGGGAACGTAATCTGTCCCGCCCATATGACACagataacaaaaaagaaaataataggaGTGTTATAAGTACACTTAGGAGTTACTTCGAGTATTGcgattttgaaaatataaaaaggaaaacaaataatttatataattcccTTGGCAGTAGTACTAGCCCAATTAAGAGAGCAGAGTGCATAAACATCATTcttaatgaattaaaaattgtacaCTATATTTTggatgttaaaaaattattatgtaacagatttcatcatttttatttatataatcatGTAAAGGTAAAGAATGTAAAGAATAATCAATTGTCCGAAAATGATCAAGTCACgataaaaaagatgaaagaaaaaatgctAACAAATTTAACCGAGTTTAAGAGGTACAAtcctaataaaataatgagtTTAGATATAAATACAGATTATTTTGTACAAGGATGA